A portion of the Cellulophaga algicola DSM 14237 genome contains these proteins:
- a CDS encoding T9SS type A sorting domain-containing protein: MKKILFILVCLLFSVIGYSQGTLYVLSDESDFTNEVQLLEQYGLDVDAGIAYYTYPQGIYTIPGNQVEIKWDIYLGYNDDPTNNCNGRCGQFDWYCERYSDSNRYDFYKIITPFEYAENLTGGCLVIEYQGLFIPDMAPSLDTGVCKPIFDDYNGQTFNLSEADVHWEYWNGSDWDILPNYANTFPLNKSIIEIFGDNYESIIGGEETLQLQYSVFSDSYFSSTFLVDLKACSPNLQNTEWTDETCFNKKDGSVTLTFDRNVDTANNYTMRYFVYEGDPTIFPENRFTDVNQPVLTGIQVLADPFITLDTNFQGTYYGLEQGSYFIVYQEVKYENGTVTVKSGEITQQFTIDSPSQVITTGTFTAASCGNPAEIAFAASGGGTPSGNAPSGYAYEYSINNNTNWLAASNPLLISPTANQQTIYVRALVAGSDPECAGTELSYVIAPSTPQLSIVSNPTFVPPTTDSSTDGSIRIEIENGAPSYTYILNKLNSATNTFVPVQNVSSSLTTVDFLAIDVGTYSITVTDADGCPQTSANSVVTKETIPLITNNPITEITCFNSADGRVSAAISGFNTNYKYQWISNGIASAILTDSDPIQSLSNLNTGGTYTLRVASGRLPDAAFSVATNYNEVSFTLANPTQVAINSAIPSNTNCNGGTDGSITLNLSGGTSYAYALGNTPTDWLPLSGNTITNLSAGSYIVTVRNENGCESQLSASIFIDEPSLLDVTEVPNSRQNATTNGGNDGAISIAITGGEAPYTFEWTGPNGYASTSQNLNSLSTGDYYLTLTDANLCTENLGPIFISEPGPLAITSLDPTHVQCKGENSGSITAVVTGLPAFEYEWTKVGDPSFSAPNQATISGLSIGTYNLVLSDATGDPSVTQSITITEPTDILSATVTTKAASCFNGADGEITIIATGGTAPYLYNFDTGLGFQNSPTLGNLATGNFSNSIVQDANGCTFILPEIFIDQATELNIITDQLLNISEAGETDGAIYTTTNGGTLPYTFSWSGPDSFSATSKDITELTLGLYTLTVTDANNCTIDKLFNITEPGELTIAVQQTIFLNCNAETTGEITADVQGGVLNYTYEWHQILNGNDSILSETTNILGNLPAGSYYTIVTDANAVTRTSSTITITEPEELVATLNNKVDVLCNAEATGSIDVTITGGTAPYTFYWNNALSTQNLDALPAGDYYFDVIDANGCSDQLEVTIEAPTNPLSISTQTVVDASEYQAIDGSISIELSGGAPAYTILWTKVSDNTFISAENGINNLTAGDYQVLVTDTNGCSLTEVFTINQPDIIEETITAPICAGGTDGSISLIVNKGNGIFSYSWNNGATTSDINNLSAGEYTVLITGFDAPIYRTYVVEDPLPIQINLGEDRVLCEGQVLTLNATVENLDATYMWVGDNGFSSDEAIVTLSERGSYTLNISTATGCTVTGTITIDVSDEEISAELAVSSQVFVGESLILVDISYPLPESMEWIIPDNATIITSTTDEAEITFDTPGEYEIGIITQRGPCTEIQTKKVLVLNTDPTVNAVDTENGQKLIEDFILYPNPTSGVFNAQITMSEVGAISIKVFSFANNNQIAIVKEKGKATYDIPFDISIMPAGVYAVLLETPYGTSLRKIIIK, encoded by the coding sequence ATGAAAAAGATTTTATTCATTTTAGTTTGTTTACTTTTTTCTGTGATTGGATATTCTCAAGGAACGTTATATGTCCTTTCAGATGAGTCTGATTTCACAAACGAAGTACAATTACTGGAACAATACGGTCTTGATGTCGATGCTGGTATTGCATATTATACTTACCCTCAAGGAATATATACCATACCTGGTAATCAGGTAGAAATTAAATGGGATATTTATTTAGGTTATAATGATGATCCTACAAATAATTGCAATGGTCGATGTGGACAATTTGATTGGTATTGTGAGAGATATTCAGATAGTAATCGTTATGATTTTTATAAAATAATCACACCTTTCGAATACGCCGAAAATCTTACTGGAGGTTGTCTAGTTATTGAATATCAAGGTTTGTTTATACCAGATATGGCACCAAGTTTAGATACTGGAGTATGTAAACCAATTTTTGATGATTATAATGGTCAAACTTTTAATTTATCAGAAGCAGATGTTCATTGGGAATACTGGAATGGTTCAGATTGGGATATTTTACCTAATTACGCTAACACTTTTCCGTTAAATAAAAGTATTATTGAAATATTTGGCGATAATTACGAAAGTATAATTGGGGGAGAAGAAACACTCCAGTTACAATATTCTGTTTTTAGTGATAGTTATTTCTCCTCAACATTTCTTGTCGATTTAAAAGCCTGCTCCCCCAATCTCCAAAACACAGAATGGACAGACGAAACTTGTTTCAATAAAAAAGATGGTAGTGTAACTCTTACTTTTGATAGAAATGTTGATACAGCCAATAACTATACAATGCGATATTTCGTATACGAAGGTGATCCGACAATTTTCCCTGAAAATCGTTTTACAGATGTTAATCAACCCGTTTTAACAGGAATTCAAGTTTTAGCAGATCCTTTCATTACACTTGACACCAATTTTCAGGGGACCTATTATGGATTAGAACAGGGTTCATATTTTATTGTTTATCAAGAAGTAAAATATGAAAACGGAACAGTTACTGTAAAAAGTGGAGAAATAACACAGCAATTCACAATTGATAGTCCAAGCCAAGTAATAACAACTGGCACTTTTACTGCTGCAAGTTGTGGTAATCCTGCTGAAATTGCATTTGCTGCTTCTGGCGGTGGTACGCCTAGTGGTAATGCTCCTAGTGGCTATGCTTATGAATACAGCATAAATAATAATACAAATTGGCTAGCAGCTTCAAACCCTTTGCTTATTTCACCCACAGCCAATCAACAAACTATTTATGTAAGAGCCCTTGTCGCGGGGAGTGATCCAGAATGTGCTGGCACAGAATTATCCTATGTTATTGCTCCAAGTACACCCCAACTTTCTATTGTGAGCAATCCAACATTTGTTCCTCCTACGACGGATTCTAGTACTGACGGTTCTATTCGGATAGAAATTGAAAATGGCGCACCTAGCTATACCTATATTCTTAATAAATTGAATAGTGCCACGAATACTTTTGTACCTGTTCAAAACGTTTCGAGTTCGCTTACAACAGTAGACTTTTTAGCAATTGATGTTGGTACCTATAGCATTACCGTGACCGATGCGGATGGCTGTCCACAAACGTCAGCAAATAGTGTGGTAACCAAAGAAACTATTCCACTTATCACCAATAATCCTATTACCGAAATAACTTGTTTTAATAGCGCTGATGGTCGTGTAAGTGCTGCAATTTCAGGATTTAATACCAATTACAAATACCAATGGATTAGTAATGGCATCGCTTCAGCAATTTTAACAGATTCTGATCCAATACAATCCTTATCTAATTTAAATACTGGTGGAACGTACACACTTCGCGTCGCTTCTGGTAGACTCCCTGATGCAGCCTTTTCTGTCGCTACAAACTATAACGAAGTAAGTTTTACACTTGCTAATCCGACCCAAGTAGCTATTAATAGTGCTATTCCCAGTAACACCAACTGTAATGGCGGTACTGACGGTTCTATAACGCTAAACCTATCAGGAGGAACTAGCTATGCATACGCCTTAGGAAATACACCTACGGACTGGCTGCCTTTGAGCGGCAATACCATTACTAATTTAAGTGCCGGAAGCTATATCGTTACTGTCAGAAATGAGAATGGGTGCGAATCACAGCTCTCCGCTTCTATTTTCATTGATGAACCTAGTCTTTTAGACGTTACTGAGGTTCCAAATAGCAGACAAAATGCGACCACCAATGGAGGGAATGATGGCGCAATCTCCATTGCTATTACTGGTGGAGAAGCACCCTACACCTTTGAGTGGACTGGTCCAAATGGATATGCTTCAACAAGCCAAAATCTCAATTCGTTAAGTACGGGCGACTATTATCTAACGCTGACCGATGCCAATTTATGTACGGAAAATTTAGGTCCGATATTCATCAGCGAACCGGGTCCCTTAGCCATTACCTCCCTGGACCCTACTCATGTGCAGTGTAAAGGCGAAAATTCTGGAAGTATTACCGCCGTAGTTACTGGTCTCCCTGCTTTTGAGTATGAGTGGACTAAAGTTGGAGACCCTAGTTTTTCAGCTCCTAATCAAGCTACTATCAGTGGACTATCTATAGGAACCTATAATCTTGTTTTATCGGATGCTACCGGAGACCCTTCCGTAACTCAATCCATAACAATTACAGAACCTACTGATATTTTATCAGCAACTGTAACTACAAAAGCTGCTTCATGTTTTAATGGAGCAGATGGTGAAATAACAATTATAGCTACTGGAGGTACTGCACCATATCTATATAATTTTGATACTGGCCTAGGATTTCAAAATAGTCCAACCCTTGGAAACTTAGCTACAGGCAACTTTTCAAATAGTATCGTACAAGATGCTAATGGCTGTACATTTATCCTACCCGAAATCTTTATCGACCAAGCAACAGAATTAAATATAATTACAGATCAGCTACTCAACATTTCCGAAGCTGGAGAAACCGATGGTGCTATTTACACCACCACAAATGGAGGAACTTTGCCTTACACCTTTTCTTGGTCAGGCCCCGATAGCTTTTCCGCCACAAGTAAAGATATTACCGAATTAACCTTAGGCCTTTACACGCTAACTGTTACCGATGCCAACAATTGTACGATTGATAAATTATTCAACATCACGGAACCAGGAGAATTAACTATTGCTGTGCAGCAAACAATTTTCTTAAACTGCAATGCAGAAACTACGGGTGAAATTACGGCCGATGTGCAAGGGGGTGTACTCAATTATACCTATGAATGGCATCAAATACTAAATGGAAATGATAGTATCTTAAGTGAGACCACAAACATTTTAGGAAATTTACCAGCGGGTAGCTACTATACTATAGTAACAGATGCCAATGCTGTAACTAGAACCTCATCAACCATTACTATTACCGAACCAGAGGAATTGGTAGCTACGCTAAATAATAAAGTTGATGTACTATGTAATGCAGAGGCTACTGGTAGCATTGATGTTACTATAACTGGCGGTACGGCTCCGTATACCTTCTATTGGAATAATGCTTTAAGCACACAAAATTTAGATGCACTACCTGCGGGCGACTATTATTTTGATGTTATTGATGCCAATGGATGCTCTGACCAATTAGAAGTTACTATTGAAGCTCCTACAAATCCATTATCCATCAGCACACAAACAGTTGTAGATGCTTCTGAATATCAAGCTATAGATGGCAGCATTTCTATTGAACTATCTGGTGGTGCTCCTGCTTATACTATATTATGGACTAAAGTTTCTGACAACACCTTTATAAGTGCTGAAAATGGTATAAATAATTTAACTGCTGGTGATTATCAAGTACTCGTGACAGATACCAACGGATGTTCTTTAACAGAAGTATTCACGATCAATCAGCCAGATATCATCGAAGAAACTATCACCGCACCTATTTGTGCGGGCGGTACGGATGGAAGTATCAGTCTTATCGTAAATAAGGGTAATGGTATTTTCTCTTATAGCTGGAATAATGGAGCAACTACTTCCGATATTAATAATTTGAGTGCAGGAGAATATACGGTATTGATTACTGGTTTTGATGCACCTATTTATAGAACCTACGTGGTAGAAGATCCTTTACCTATTCAAATTAATTTGGGAGAAGATCGGGTTTTGTGTGAAGGTCAAGTTTTAACTCTTAATGCCACCGTAGAAAATCTTGATGCTACTTATATGTGGGTGGGTGACAATGGTTTTTCGAGTGACGAAGCCATCGTCACCTTATCTGAAAGAGGTAGCTATACCCTAAATATATCAACAGCTACTGGTTGTACCGTAACGGGAACTATTACTATCGATGTGAGCGATGAAGAAATAAGTGCAGAATTAGCAGTATCATCACAAGTATTCGTGGGAGAATCTCTAATCTTAGTAGATATTAGTTA